From Catharus ustulatus isolate bCatUst1 chromosome 24, bCatUst1.pri.v2, whole genome shotgun sequence, the proteins below share one genomic window:
- the GABRD gene encoding gamma-aminobutyric acid receptor subunit delta isoform X2: MEFLTWVFPALILLCTQQHRCIRAMSDIGDYIGSNIEISWLPNLDDLMKGYARNFRPGIGGPPVNVALAIEVASIDHISEVNMEYTMTVFLHQSWRDDRLSYNHTNETLGLDSRFVDKLWLPDTFIVNAKSAWFHDVTVENKLIRLQPDGVILYSIRITSTVACDMDLSKYPMDEQECMLDLESYGYSSEDIVYHWSENQEEIHGLDKLQLAQFTITNYQFTTEIMNFKSGQFPRLSLHFHLRRNRGVYIIQSYVPSILLVAMSWVSFWISQSAVPARVSLGITTVLTMTTLMVSARSSLPRASAIKALDVYFWICYVFVFAALVEYAFAHFNADYMKKQKNKIKARRQSAEINVKNAIVLFSLSIAGVSQELAISNRQHRIPRSLPGSYGTIEIETGETKHQQGIKLDKKTGLKSLFKPIDADTIDIYARAVFPAAFAAVNVIYWVAYTM; encoded by the exons AGCTATGAGTGACATCGGAGATTACATAGGTTCCAACATTGAAATCTCCTGGTTGCCCAACCTGGATGATTTGATGAAAGGGTACGCACGAAATTTCAGGCCTGGAATTGGAG GTCCTCCCGTTAACGTTGCTCTGGCAATCGAAGTAGCCAGCATTGACCACATCTCAGAAGTGAACATG GAATACACCATGACAGTATTTTTGCACCAGAGCTGGCGAGACGATCGTCTGTCTTACAACCACACCAATGAAACTCTGGGCTTGGACAGCAGGTTTGTGGACAAGCTCTGGTTGCCAGATACTTTCATAGTCAATGCCAAGTCTGCCTGGTTCCATGATGTGACTGTGGAAAACAAACTGATCAGGCTCCAGCCAGATGGAGTCATTTTATACAGCATCAG GATTACCTCAACAGTGGCCTGTGACATGGACCTTTCCAAGTATCCCATGGATGAGCAGGAGTGCATGCTGGATTTGGAGAGCT ATGGCTACTCTTCAGAGGACATTGTCTACCACTGGTCAGAAAACCAGGAGGAGATCCATGGGCTGGATAAGCTGCAGCTTGCTCAATTCACAATTACCAATTACCAGTTCACAACAGAAATTATGAACTTCAAATCTG GTCAGTTCCCCAGGCTCAGTCTCCACTTCCACCTTCGGCGAAACCGAGGAGTTTACATCATCCAGTCCTATGTCCCTTCCATCCTGCTGGTGGCCATGTCGTGGGTGTCCTTCTGGATCAGCCAGtcagctgtgcctgccagggTGTCACTAG GTATCACCACTGTTCTCACAATGACCACACTGATGGTCAGTGCCCGGTCCTCGCTCCCACGAGCCTCTGCCATCAAGGCACTGGACGTTTACTTCTGGATCTGCTACGTGTTTGTCTTTGCTGCACTGGTGGAATATGCCTTTGCACATTTCAATGCTGACTacatgaaaaagcagaaaaacaagataaaagCGAGAAGGCAGAGTGCAGAG ATCAACGTGAAGAATGCCATTGTTCTGTTTTCCCTCTCCATAGCTGGTGTGAGCCAGGAACTGGCCATTTCCAACCGGCAGCACCGGATTCCCAGAAGCCTGCCTGGATCATATGGCACAATAGAAATAGAAACTGGAGAGACAAAACATCAGCAGGGAATCAAACTGGACAAAAAAACTGGCCTGAAGTCCCTCTTTAAGCCCATTGATGCTGACACCATTGACATTTATGCCAGAGCCGTGTTCCCAGCAGCCTTTGCAGCAGTCAATGTTATATATTGGGTTGCATACACAATgtaa
- the GABRD gene encoding gamma-aminobutyric acid receptor subunit delta isoform X1 has translation MEFLTWVFPALILLCTQQHRCIRAMSDIGDYIGSNIEISWLPNLDDLMKGYARNFRPGIGGPPVNVALAIEVASIDHISEVNMEYTMTVFLHQSWRDDRLSYNHTNETLGLDSRFVDKLWLPDTFIVNAKSAWFHDVTVENKLIRLQPDGVILYSIRITSTVACDMDLSKYPMDEQECMLDLESYGYSSEDIVYHWSENQEEIHGLDKLQLAQFTITNYQFTTEIMNFKSAGQFPRLSLHFHLRRNRGVYIIQSYVPSILLVAMSWVSFWISQSAVPARVSLGITTVLTMTTLMVSARSSLPRASAIKALDVYFWICYVFVFAALVEYAFAHFNADYMKKQKNKIKARRQSAEINVKNAIVLFSLSIAGVSQELAISNRQHRIPRSLPGSYGTIEIETGETKHQQGIKLDKKTGLKSLFKPIDADTIDIYARAVFPAAFAAVNVIYWVAYTM, from the exons AGCTATGAGTGACATCGGAGATTACATAGGTTCCAACATTGAAATCTCCTGGTTGCCCAACCTGGATGATTTGATGAAAGGGTACGCACGAAATTTCAGGCCTGGAATTGGAG GTCCTCCCGTTAACGTTGCTCTGGCAATCGAAGTAGCCAGCATTGACCACATCTCAGAAGTGAACATG GAATACACCATGACAGTATTTTTGCACCAGAGCTGGCGAGACGATCGTCTGTCTTACAACCACACCAATGAAACTCTGGGCTTGGACAGCAGGTTTGTGGACAAGCTCTGGTTGCCAGATACTTTCATAGTCAATGCCAAGTCTGCCTGGTTCCATGATGTGACTGTGGAAAACAAACTGATCAGGCTCCAGCCAGATGGAGTCATTTTATACAGCATCAG GATTACCTCAACAGTGGCCTGTGACATGGACCTTTCCAAGTATCCCATGGATGAGCAGGAGTGCATGCTGGATTTGGAGAGCT ATGGCTACTCTTCAGAGGACATTGTCTACCACTGGTCAGAAAACCAGGAGGAGATCCATGGGCTGGATAAGCTGCAGCTTGCTCAATTCACAATTACCAATTACCAGTTCACAACAGAAATTATGAACTTCAAATCTG CAGGTCAGTTCCCCAGGCTCAGTCTCCACTTCCACCTTCGGCGAAACCGAGGAGTTTACATCATCCAGTCCTATGTCCCTTCCATCCTGCTGGTGGCCATGTCGTGGGTGTCCTTCTGGATCAGCCAGtcagctgtgcctgccagggTGTCACTAG GTATCACCACTGTTCTCACAATGACCACACTGATGGTCAGTGCCCGGTCCTCGCTCCCACGAGCCTCTGCCATCAAGGCACTGGACGTTTACTTCTGGATCTGCTACGTGTTTGTCTTTGCTGCACTGGTGGAATATGCCTTTGCACATTTCAATGCTGACTacatgaaaaagcagaaaaacaagataaaagCGAGAAGGCAGAGTGCAGAG ATCAACGTGAAGAATGCCATTGTTCTGTTTTCCCTCTCCATAGCTGGTGTGAGCCAGGAACTGGCCATTTCCAACCGGCAGCACCGGATTCCCAGAAGCCTGCCTGGATCATATGGCACAATAGAAATAGAAACTGGAGAGACAAAACATCAGCAGGGAATCAAACTGGACAAAAAAACTGGCCTGAAGTCCCTCTTTAAGCCCATTGATGCTGACACCATTGACATTTATGCCAGAGCCGTGTTCCCAGCAGCCTTTGCAGCAGTCAATGTTATATATTGGGTTGCATACACAATgtaa